The sequence CTGCTCTGGCCTTAGTCGAATCGTTAGTACACCAACCTCGGGTCAAGTACGACAAGTTGCCCAAGCTAATTTTGTTTACCCTGGAGGTGCCCGATGACTCGTTGACCACTTGGTCGCTGGATGACTTGCCTGCTTATTGGAATGAGGAGAGTTATGAACGTACCCAATGGATTTTAGGGGATTGGCTAAATGAGCCCACCACGTTAGTGGCGGCTGTTCCTTCCGTGGTAGTGCCGATGTCTTACAATTATTTGCTTCATCCAGCTCATATAGCTTTTGGCCAAATCCGGGTTGTCCACCAGGAGCCTTTTCCTATCGAACGTCGACTCTGGCAGCAGGAAGGTTCCTAATTCATTCCATTAGCAAACCTGTAACTAGTCAAATAAAGGCGGACTTTGGAATGTAACTTATATTAGCTGATTTGTATAAACCAGTTCATTTATCATCGTCCAAATAAAGGTCGACTATCAGCATTAATTGAACTTGTTGTAAACAGTGGCCAAAACCGTTCAGTTAAACGTCCGAATATAATAAGGACAAGACAACCATCAATGAAAACCTTTTTGAACTTTGGTACAAGGCCATGGACACATCAATGGCGAGCCTTTAATACGCAGTAAAGAGTTGAGTTTAGTAGTAGTGTCCTTTTTTGTCAAACATACACAAGTTAGTGATTGCCCTTGACATACAAAATATAATGCTGGATTTTCTTTCATCGTAAATGAATGAACCGAAACAGTTTCATACTCAGTAATAGACGTTGGAAGAAATACTAATTCTCCCTTCTTAATTTCTACTGAATGTGAATAGGGATTATGCTGTACCCTAACAACTCCAACTATCAGGATTAAAAGTAGGGTGAAAGTTTTCATTGATTTATTTTTACTTACTGTTCACGGAGAATATCAATTGTTTTTTTACAAAAAAAAATTTAACACTTTTATCAGTTGAAAAAATTTATTAACTAACATAAATTAGTCGTACTATAATCATTATTGATACGTGAATTATTCCGTAATGAAGGCCACCTCTTTTTTATTGAAGAATGCCTTCACTGAGTTAGGGTCATTTTCAAACCGCTTGGCTTGCTCAAGAACTGCTACCGTTAGCTCCTCTA comes from Spirosoma aureum and encodes:
- a CDS encoding RES family NAD+ phosphorylase, giving the protein MLTVYRTVKAKYIHEPLATEGARLFGGRWNPKGYPLLYTTSSPALALVESLVHQPRVKYDKLPKLILFTLEVPDDSLTTWSLDDLPAYWNEESYERTQWILGDWLNEPTTLVAAVPSVVVPMSYNYLLHPAHIAFGQIRVVHQEPFPIERRLWQQEGS